One Vibrio neonatus genomic window carries:
- the glnA gene encoding glutamate--ammonia ligase produces MSVENVLSLIQENEVKFVDLRFTDTKGKEQHISIPSHQVDADFFEEGKMFDGSSVAGWKGINESDMVMMPDAASAVLDPFTEDSTLNIRCDILEPATLQGYDRDPRSIAKRSEEYMRSTGIADTVLIGPEPEFFLFDDVKFNTDMSGSFYKIDDIEASWNSGTDYEEGNKGHRPGVKGGYFPVAPVDSSQDIRSAMCLIMEEMGLVVEAHHHEVATAGQNEIATRFNTLTTKADETQIYKYVVHNVAHAYGKTATFMPKPLVGDNGSGMHVHQSLAKDGVNLFAGDKYGGLSDLAIYYIGGIIKHARAINAFANPATNSYKRLVPGFEAPVMLAYSARNRSASIRIPVVPSPKARRIELRFGDPAANPYLAYSAMLMAGLDGIKNKIHPGEAMDKDLYDLPAEEAAEIPTVAASLQEALEALDGDREFLTAGGVFSDDFIDSYITLKSSDVEKLNMTTHPVEFELYYSV; encoded by the coding sequence ATGTCAGTAGAAAATGTATTATCGCTGATTCAAGAAAACGAAGTTAAGTTTGTAGACTTACGCTTCACAGATACTAAAGGTAAAGAGCAACATATCTCTATTCCTTCACATCAAGTTGATGCTGACTTCTTCGAAGAAGGCAAAATGTTTGACGGTTCATCTGTAGCTGGTTGGAAAGGTATTAACGAATCTGACATGGTTATGATGCCAGATGCAGCAAGTGCTGTCCTTGACCCATTCACTGAAGATTCAACGCTAAACATCCGTTGTGACATTCTTGAGCCTGCGACTCTGCAAGGATACGACCGTGACCCACGTTCTATCGCTAAACGCTCTGAAGAATACATGCGTTCTACAGGTATTGCTGACACCGTATTAATCGGTCCAGAACCAGAATTCTTCCTATTTGATGACGTGAAGTTTAACACTGACATGTCTGGTTCTTTCTACAAGATTGATGACATCGAAGCTTCTTGGAACTCAGGTACTGATTACGAAGAAGGCAACAAAGGTCACCGTCCTGGCGTTAAAGGTGGTTACTTCCCAGTAGCTCCTGTTGATTCTTCTCAAGACATCCGTTCTGCAATGTGTCTGATCATGGAAGAAATGGGTCTAGTTGTTGAAGCGCATCACCACGAAGTTGCTACTGCGGGTCAAAACGAGATTGCTACTCGTTTCAACACGCTAACAACTAAAGCGGATGAAACTCAAATCTATAAGTATGTTGTTCATAACGTAGCTCACGCTTACGGTAAAACAGCAACTTTCATGCCTAAACCACTAGTTGGCGACAACGGTTCTGGTATGCACGTTCACCAATCTCTAGCAAAAGACGGTGTAAACCTGTTTGCTGGTGACAAATACGGCGGCCTTTCTGACCTAGCGATCTACTACATCGGTGGTATCATTAAGCACGCTCGCGCAATCAACGCATTTGCTAACCCTGCAACTAACTCGTACAAGCGTCTAGTTCCAGGATTCGAAGCTCCAGTTATGCTTGCATACTCTGCACGTAACCGTTCTGCTTCTATCCGTATCCCAGTGGTACCAAGCCCTAAAGCACGTCGTATCGAACTTCGCTTCGGTGATCCAGCGGCTAACCCATACCTAGCATACTCTGCAATGCTAATGGCTGGCCTTGACGGAATTAAGAACAAGATTCACCCAGGGGAAGCTATGGATAAAGATCTATACGACCTACCTGCAGAAGAAGCAGCTGAAATCCCAACAGTTGCAGCTTCTCTACAAGAAGCTCTAGAAGCTCTTGATGGTGACCGTGAGTTCTTGACTGCTGGCGGCGTATTCTCTGACGACTTCATCGACTCTTACATCACTCTAAAATCTAGCGATGTAGAGAAACTGAACATGACAACTCACCCAGTTGAGTTTGAACTTTACTACTCAGTTTAA
- a CDS encoding ubiquitin family protein — translation MSEIKVIIRTADQTRKAEVVLDSSNTGADVIQASVDNWSLPVDTDYSLVSTNSGKTLTPASTLQSAEVKDGDILEVQPVLVAG, via the coding sequence ATGTCTGAAATAAAGGTAATCATTAGAACAGCTGACCAGACACGTAAAGCTGAAGTTGTATTGGATTCGTCAAATACTGGTGCTGATGTTATCCAAGCTTCTGTAGATAACTGGTCTCTTCCAGTGGATACAGATTACAGTTTGGTAAGTACAAATTCAGGTAAAACACTAACACCCGCATCTACGCTCCAGAGTGCTGAAGTTAAAGATGGTGATATTTTAGAAGTTCAACCCGTTTTAGTCGCAGGTTAA
- a CDS encoding DUF4236 domain-containing protein yields MSWQWFKSFKLPAGLRANVSQRGIAYSIGFGIIRVGTSPSGKRWFSIRVPIIGLRFFRYIDQKPRQRQQTESGHGSYSGGQHRNKETKNIRWNDLK; encoded by the coding sequence GTGAGTTGGCAATGGTTTAAGTCGTTTAAGCTTCCTGCAGGGTTGAGGGCAAACGTCTCGCAGAGAGGTATAGCGTACTCTATTGGCTTTGGGATCATTAGAGTTGGAACTTCACCCTCAGGAAAGCGATGGTTTTCAATTAGGGTTCCCATTATTGGATTAAGATTTTTCCGATATATAGATCAAAAACCGCGCCAACGACAGCAAACTGAAAGTGGGCATGGCAGTTATTCTGGTGGGCAACATCGAAATAAAGAGACTAAGAACATTCGTTGGAATGATTTAAAGTAA
- a CDS encoding Mov34/MPN/PAD-1 family protein, whose amino-acid sequence MKWIDRKPDISAKSVTEFLSGLSVLPVLDLLSSSVESPHVLISDSVRKTVMEHISSNRTESGGLLIGEVFSLDDLNSGVVAVSITKAVPSQDFDATSVSLSMGPAVWDIARSYVTKHRFVVGWYHSHPDLGAFFSGTDRKTQAEFFNQEYHLGLVIDPVRDEELWFVGKDSLTIPFSHVWGGLSELAMV is encoded by the coding sequence ATGAAATGGATAGATAGAAAACCGGATATTTCCGCCAAATCTGTCACTGAGTTTCTTTCTGGGTTATCAGTTTTACCTGTATTAGATTTGTTGTCTAGTAGTGTCGAAAGCCCTCATGTACTCATTTCTGATAGTGTTAGAAAGACCGTGATGGAACACATCTCTAGTAATCGTACAGAGTCAGGAGGTTTGCTCATAGGTGAAGTATTTAGTTTGGATGACTTAAACTCGGGTGTAGTTGCTGTGAGTATTACGAAAGCTGTTCCCAGTCAAGATTTTGATGCTACAAGTGTTTCATTAAGTATGGGGCCCGCTGTATGGGATATAGCTCGTTCTTACGTTACTAAACATCGTTTCGTGGTGGGGTGGTATCATAGTCATCCAGATTTAGGGGCATTTTTTAGCGGCACAGATCGTAAGACTCAAGCGGAATTTTTCAACCAAGAATATCATCTAGGCTTGGTTATTGATCCTGTAAGGGATGAAGAGTTATGGTTTGTCGGTAAAGATTCCTTAACTATCCCTTTTAGCCACGTATGGGGAGGCTTGAGTGAGTTGGCAATGGTTTAA
- a CDS encoding ubiquitin-conjugating enzyme E2 codes for MSAFATRVQEDLRKIEVLSRETNGLVKVVSTVGNPVRELVIELGYPTAGSSDFPTVIQNKTTVKIELLSRYPFQEPSAKITTPIYHPNVYSSGQICFGTKWLPSQSLDLLVRRIIKIITFDESLLNEASPANGAALRWYRMAVATNPNSFPTTKLSQDVQPKKTMSWSNVESKVLVNCIHCHTSLRLPSGKRGNVNCPSCKKGFYVET; via the coding sequence ATGAGTGCATTCGCTACAAGAGTTCAAGAAGATCTACGTAAGATTGAGGTTTTGAGTCGAGAAACTAACGGGCTCGTTAAGGTTGTATCGACGGTTGGTAATCCTGTTAGAGAACTAGTGATTGAGTTGGGTTACCCCACTGCTGGTTCAAGTGATTTTCCTACAGTTATTCAAAACAAAACAACAGTCAAAATTGAGTTATTGAGTCGATACCCGTTTCAAGAACCGAGTGCTAAAATTACGACGCCGATATACCACCCTAACGTGTACTCTTCAGGTCAAATTTGTTTCGGTACAAAGTGGCTTCCGTCTCAAAGTCTAGATTTGTTGGTACGTCGGATTATCAAAATTATTACTTTTGATGAAAGCCTACTTAATGAAGCATCTCCAGCCAACGGAGCTGCATTAAGGTGGTATCGAATGGCTGTGGCAACTAACCCTAATAGTTTCCCGACGACAAAACTGAGCCAGGATGTACAACCGAAAAAAACGATGTCGTGGAGTAATGTTGAAAGTAAGGTTTTAGTTAATTGTATTCATTGCCATACTTCTTTGCGCTTACCTAGCGGTAAGCGAGGCAACGTTAATTGTCCAAGTTGTAAAAAAGGATTTTATGTTGAAACATGA